Proteins encoded by one window of Streptomyces sp. LX-29:
- a CDS encoding LysR family transcriptional regulator, with protein sequence MFDSRHIKTFHEVVRAGSYSAAARSLGYTQPAITQQMKALERAVGTPLFTRVGRRMRLTEAGEALARHAGTILDSLSAAQQQMKAITRLRAGRVRVCAFPSASATLIPEALARITASHPGVQVELQEYEPPESLGRLVRGECDITLAFTYPGLHEQVPEEVAEIRLLEDELTVLMPTGHPLARRRAVKLADLAEERWIAGCLRCRANFLHECAEQGFAPDIAFTTDDNLVVQSLVAEGLGVAMMPGLVLSFLCHRKVTGRVLDPASRRQVSAYVLREHLRIPATALVLEELQTVAARRVGC encoded by the coding sequence GTGTTCGATTCCCGGCACATCAAGACCTTCCACGAAGTGGTGCGGGCCGGCTCCTACTCGGCGGCCGCCCGCTCCCTCGGCTATACGCAGCCGGCGATCACCCAGCAGATGAAGGCGCTGGAACGCGCGGTCGGCACCCCGCTGTTCACCCGCGTCGGGCGGCGGATGCGGCTGACCGAGGCGGGGGAGGCGCTGGCCCGGCACGCCGGCACCATCCTGGACTCGCTCTCCGCCGCCCAGCAGCAGATGAAGGCCATCACCCGGCTGCGCGCCGGCCGGGTGCGGGTCTGCGCCTTCCCCAGCGCGAGCGCCACCCTCATCCCCGAGGCGCTGGCCCGGATCACCGCCAGCCACCCCGGGGTGCAGGTGGAGCTGCAGGAGTACGAGCCGCCGGAGTCGCTGGGGCGGTTGGTGCGCGGCGAATGCGACATCACCCTGGCCTTCACCTACCCCGGCCTGCACGAGCAGGTCCCGGAGGAGGTGGCGGAGATCCGGCTGCTGGAGGACGAGCTCACGGTGCTGATGCCCACCGGGCATCCGCTCGCCCGGCGCCGCGCGGTCAAGCTCGCCGACCTGGCCGAGGAGCGCTGGATCGCCGGCTGTCTGCGCTGCCGCGCCAACTTCCTGCACGAGTGCGCCGAGCAGGGCTTCGCCCCGGACATCGCCTTCACCACGGACGACAACCTGGTGGTGCAGAGCCTGGTCGCGGAGGGGCTCGGGGTGGCGATGATGCCGGGGCTCGTGCTGTCCTTCCTGTGCCACCGCAAGGTCACCGGACGGGTCCTGGACCCGGCCTCGCGCCGCCAGGTCTCCGCGTACGTCCTCCGCGAGCATCTGCGCATCCCCGCCACCGCGCTGGTGCTGGAGGAGCTCCAGACGGTCGCGGCGCGCAGGGTCGGATGCTGA
- a CDS encoding cysteine dioxygenase family protein: protein MTAPTDFRPAVTTPRLDSLVREVRATVDRGLPPDLTAYLVGERLAPHLGAPDLLTAEQREGDPERYRQHVLHAEHDGSFSIVALVWLPGQRTSIHDHVSWCVTGVHEGQESEQRYRLVSDGASSRLIATERVVNPQGAVCGFAPPGDIHRVWNACEGTALSLHIYGADISRLGSSVRRVYHLPTDDRDAR from the coding sequence ATGACCGCTCCGACCGACTTCCGGCCCGCCGTGACGACACCTCGACTCGACTCGCTCGTCCGCGAGGTGCGCGCCACCGTCGACCGCGGGCTGCCGCCCGACCTCACGGCCTACCTGGTCGGTGAGCGGCTCGCCCCGCACCTGGGCGCCCCCGACCTGCTCACCGCCGAGCAACGCGAGGGCGACCCCGAGCGCTACCGCCAGCACGTGCTGCACGCCGAGCACGACGGGAGCTTCTCCATCGTCGCGCTGGTGTGGCTGCCGGGGCAGCGCACCTCCATCCACGACCACGTCTCCTGGTGCGTGACCGGCGTCCACGAGGGCCAGGAGAGCGAGCAGCGCTACCGCCTGGTCTCCGACGGCGCCAGCTCCCGGCTGATCGCCACCGAGCGGGTGGTCAATCCGCAGGGCGCGGTCTGCGGCTTCGCGCCGCCCGGCGACATCCACCGGGTGTGGAACGCCTGTGAGGGCACGGCGCTGTCCCTCCACATCTACGGCGCGGACATCTCCCGCCTGGGCTCCAGCGTGCGCCGCGTCTACCACCTCCCGACCGACGACCGGGACGCACGGTAA
- a CDS encoding alpha/beta hydrolase, whose amino-acid sequence MPHYTYTSYDGAELSYTLLPARGDGTPRRARPPLVCLAGGPGRDAAYLGDLGGMDTARDLVIPDSRGTGASPPASRPAAYAFPRLAEDLEALRAALGLERFALLAHDAGAAVAQAYAAAHPGRLTHLVLVCPGSRLQGELPGDAREIFESRADEPWWPDAYIAAQQLTEAHDTGEIRALLFRAAPMAYGRWEEPQRAHAAAEGAQLGPVPRAGFWQGVDEATRRALLVGLREVTRPVLVVTGDRDAVTGMRAGELVAASFPHARVRTLHQVGHYPWVDAPELFRPIVEDFLTRP is encoded by the coding sequence ATGCCGCACTACACCTACACCTCCTACGACGGCGCCGAGCTGTCCTACACCCTTCTGCCCGCGCGCGGCGACGGCACGCCGCGGCGCGCCCGACCGCCGCTGGTGTGCCTGGCCGGCGGCCCCGGCCGGGACGCCGCCTACCTGGGCGACCTCGGTGGCATGGACACCGCCCGCGACCTGGTCATCCCCGACAGCCGGGGCACCGGCGCCTCCCCACCCGCCTCCCGCCCCGCCGCCTACGCCTTCCCGCGGCTGGCCGAGGACCTCGAAGCGCTCCGCGCCGCCCTGGGCCTGGAGCGCTTCGCCCTGCTCGCCCACGACGCGGGGGCCGCCGTCGCCCAGGCGTACGCCGCCGCCCACCCGGGTCGACTCACCCACCTGGTACTGGTCTGCCCCGGCTCCCGGCTCCAGGGCGAACTCCCCGGCGACGCCCGCGAGATCTTCGAGTCCCGGGCCGACGAGCCGTGGTGGCCCGACGCCTACATCGCCGCCCAGCAGCTGACCGAGGCCCACGACACGGGCGAGATCCGCGCCCTGCTGTTCCGCGCGGCCCCCATGGCCTACGGCCGCTGGGAGGAGCCCCAGCGCGCCCACGCCGCCGCCGAGGGCGCCCAGTTGGGCCCGGTGCCCCGCGCCGGCTTCTGGCAGGGCGTCGACGAGGCCACCCGCCGCGCCCTGCTCGTCGGACTGCGCGAGGTGACCCGTCCGGTCCTGGTCGTCACCGGCGACCGCGACGCCGTCACCGGGATGCGCGCCGGCGAACTCGTCGCCGCCTCCTTCCCGCACGCCCGCGTCCGCACGCTGCACCAGGTCGGCCACTACCCCTGGGTCGACGCACCGGAGCTGTTCCGGCCCATCGTGGAGGACTTCCTCACCCGGCCGTGA
- a CDS encoding GNAT family N-acetyltransferase: MADHTDTSRVRIEPWAEGDLDLLRALNAPAAMVHLGGPESEEKLVERHARYLALPATGTGRMYRITLRPEGTAVGSLGFWERSWRGETVYETGWSVLPGHQGRGIAAAAAAAVISAARAERRHRHLHAFPSVGNAASNAVCDKAGFTLLGACEFEYPAGHIMRCHDWRIDISS, encoded by the coding sequence ATGGCTGACCACACGGACACGTCGCGGGTGCGGATCGAGCCCTGGGCGGAGGGGGACCTGGACCTGCTGCGGGCGCTGAACGCGCCCGCGGCGATGGTGCATCTGGGCGGCCCGGAGAGCGAGGAGAAGCTCGTCGAGCGGCATGCGCGCTATCTGGCGCTGCCCGCGACCGGGACGGGCCGGATGTACCGGATCACGCTGCGGCCGGAGGGGACGGCGGTGGGCAGCCTGGGCTTCTGGGAACGGAGCTGGCGCGGGGAGACGGTGTACGAGACGGGCTGGAGCGTACTGCCGGGGCACCAGGGCCGCGGCATCGCGGCGGCGGCCGCGGCGGCGGTGATATCCGCCGCCCGCGCCGAGCGGCGCCACCGGCACCTGCACGCCTTCCCCTCGGTGGGGAACGCCGCCTCCAACGCCGTCTGTGACAAGGCGGGTTTCACCCTGCTCGGCGCGTGCGAGTTCGAGTATCCCGCCGGGCACATCATGCGCTGTCACGACTGGCGGATCGACATCTCCTCATAG
- a CDS encoding amino acid adenylation domain-containing protein has product MQFDPHHVPGSRLPLSTGQSEIWLSEQLEPESTTFRIGEYLEIHGPVDAEIFEEALRQAVAEAEPFNVRFGSEGGVPWQVMQPHPATAWRLPVLDMADAPDPRAAAERWMRADLARTMDLGREPLFSYALFRLGPQRYAWYQSYHHIVTDAAGGALVARRVAELYSAKAAGRPAGPSRFTPLAVLLERDAEYRESADFAADRAYWAERFADYPEPPRLAGRRATVFAHPLRETTLLSEAEAARLRAAARACGTHWSAMMMAITAGYLHRMTGTSDIVLSLPVAARTDAALRAAPGMLANIVPLRLTVAPRLRVREFVRRVSREVRTALRHQRYRRIDLARDLQLPDGGRGLLGPHVNVMSFGYDFDFAGHDVTAHNLSNGLIEDLSIMAYDRSDGQGMRIDLNANGHLYGAADLAAHRGRFLRLLHAFADAADTDRAIGSVELLDETERHRAVRAGNATAREVTRTTLPELLAARARRTPRRTALVFGATRLDYAELDAAAERLARRLVARGAGPERTVAVALPRSADLVVALLAVLKSGAAYLPLDLDHPAERLRLTLEDAAPTLVLTRADTAAALPLAGSGVPRLLLDVPEPRTTRAALPRPRAGAACGPLPAPLPENPAYVIYTSGSTGRPKGVSVSHQAIVNRLSWMQETYRLGPEDRVLQKTPAGFDVSVWEFFWPLLTGATLVVARPGGHQDPAYLARVIRQQHITTLHFVPSMLQAFLDEPAAARCGAGLRRVVCSGEALPRETVDRFHALLPGVALHNLYGPTEAAVDVTYHPCEPGAAGPVPIGRPVWNTRVYVLDCALRPCPPGTPGELYLSGAQLARGYLHRPALTAERFTADPYGPLFGEPGARMYRTGDLARLLPDGAVEYLGRTDDQVKLRGVRIELGEVEAALRALPGVAQAAAVVREDTPGDRRLVGYLVPGPGAPPEPAAAREALDRTLPAPMVPAALVLLDALPLSVNGKLDRRALPAPAFEAAASGRAPRTPREELLCGLFGEVLGVPGVTIDDDFFHLGGHSLLASRLVSRIGAELGVELSIRALLDAPTVAELVGRLHEAAGGSASDRGHGLDPLLPLRARGGRPPLFCVHPGGGLGWAYAKLLRHLGPEQPVYTLQARALSSPEAVPPASVAEMAEDYVAQLRAVRPDGPYHLLGWSFGGLVAHAMATQLQEGGAEVGLLAVLDAYPDNWRTFDDLPELSTRQWLGVLLDDIGGRDITALRPDGGELDAEALAAELSRKTGLPARLLAGRTSFPLLDILRNDMELMRKFTPDRFRGDLLLFTAEERVRGYRRDPAHVPEAWREYTDGAVTVHHVHAQHYEMLRDEHLRGYAPLLARALRAAQAGSLEVTPAG; this is encoded by the coding sequence TTGCAGTTCGACCCGCACCACGTCCCGGGCTCCCGACTGCCGTTGTCGACCGGTCAGAGCGAGATCTGGCTCAGCGAACAGCTGGAGCCGGAGAGCACCACGTTCCGGATCGGCGAGTACCTCGAGATCCACGGCCCGGTGGATGCGGAGATATTCGAAGAGGCGCTGCGCCAGGCCGTGGCCGAGGCCGAGCCGTTCAACGTCCGCTTCGGCTCGGAGGGCGGTGTGCCCTGGCAGGTGATGCAGCCGCACCCGGCCACCGCGTGGCGGCTGCCGGTGCTCGACATGGCCGACGCCCCCGACCCCCGGGCGGCGGCCGAGCGGTGGATGCGCGCCGATCTGGCACGGACCATGGACCTGGGGCGTGAACCGCTGTTCTCGTACGCCCTGTTCCGGCTCGGGCCACAGCGGTACGCCTGGTACCAGAGCTACCACCACATCGTGACGGACGCGGCGGGCGGCGCCCTGGTCGCCCGGCGGGTGGCCGAACTGTACTCGGCGAAGGCGGCGGGACGACCGGCCGGCCCGTCGAGGTTCACGCCGTTGGCGGTGCTGCTCGAACGGGACGCGGAGTACCGGGAGTCGGCGGACTTCGCCGCCGACCGCGCCTACTGGGCGGAGCGCTTCGCGGACTACCCGGAGCCGCCCCGCCTCGCCGGGCGGCGGGCCACCGTCTTCGCGCACCCGCTGCGCGAGACGACGCTGCTGTCCGAGGCGGAGGCGGCCCGGCTGCGCGCCGCCGCCCGGGCCTGCGGCACCCACTGGTCGGCGATGATGATGGCCATCACGGCCGGCTATCTCCACCGCATGACCGGCACCTCGGACATCGTGCTCAGCCTGCCGGTCGCGGCCCGCACCGACGCCGCGCTGCGCGCGGCCCCCGGCATGCTGGCCAACATCGTTCCGCTGCGTCTGACGGTCGCTCCCCGGTTGCGGGTCCGGGAGTTCGTGCGGCGGGTGTCCCGCGAGGTCCGAACCGCCCTGCGGCACCAGCGCTACCGCCGGATCGACCTGGCCCGCGACCTCCAACTGCCCGACGGCGGACGGGGGCTGCTCGGACCGCACGTCAACGTCATGTCCTTCGGCTACGACTTCGACTTCGCCGGGCACGACGTCACCGCCCACAACCTCTCCAACGGACTGATCGAAGACCTGTCGATCATGGCCTACGACCGGTCCGACGGGCAGGGCATGCGGATCGACCTCAACGCCAACGGCCATCTGTACGGCGCGGCCGACCTCGCCGCCCACCGTGGACGGTTCCTGCGGCTGCTGCACGCCTTCGCGGACGCCGCCGACACCGACCGCGCGATCGGCTCGGTGGAGCTCCTCGACGAGACCGAGCGGCACCGGGCGGTGCGGGCGGGGAACGCCACCGCGCGCGAGGTGACGCGCACCACGCTGCCGGAGCTGCTGGCCGCGCGGGCACGCCGCACACCGCGGCGGACCGCGCTGGTCTTCGGGGCCACCCGGCTCGACTACGCCGAGCTGGACGCGGCCGCCGAGCGGCTCGCCCGCCGGCTGGTGGCGCGCGGCGCAGGGCCCGAGCGCACCGTGGCCGTCGCGCTGCCCCGCTCCGCCGACCTCGTCGTCGCCCTGCTGGCCGTCCTCAAGTCGGGCGCCGCCTATCTCCCGCTCGACCTGGACCACCCGGCCGAGCGGCTGCGACTGACCCTGGAGGACGCGGCTCCCACCCTGGTCCTCACCCGCGCGGACACCGCGGCCGCGCTGCCGCTCGCCGGGAGCGGCGTGCCACGGCTGCTGCTGGACGTCCCCGAACCGCGGACCACCCGGGCGGCGCTCCCCCGTCCCCGCGCCGGCGCCGCCTGCGGGCCGCTCCCGGCGCCCCTTCCGGAGAACCCCGCGTACGTCATCTACACCTCGGGCTCCACCGGGCGCCCCAAGGGGGTGTCCGTGTCCCACCAGGCCATCGTCAACCGGCTGTCGTGGATGCAGGAGACCTACCGGCTGGGCCCCGAGGACCGCGTGCTGCAGAAGACGCCGGCCGGCTTCGACGTCTCCGTGTGGGAGTTCTTCTGGCCGCTGCTGACCGGCGCCACCCTGGTGGTGGCCCGGCCCGGCGGCCACCAGGACCCGGCGTACCTGGCGCGCGTGATCCGCCAGCAGCACATCACCACGCTGCACTTCGTGCCGTCGATGCTCCAGGCGTTCCTGGACGAGCCGGCGGCCGCGCGGTGCGGCGCCGGGCTGCGCCGGGTGGTGTGCAGCGGCGAGGCGCTGCCGCGCGAGACGGTGGACCGGTTCCACGCGCTGCTGCCGGGGGTGGCGCTGCACAACCTGTACGGGCCCACCGAGGCCGCGGTGGACGTCACGTACCACCCGTGCGAGCCGGGGGCCGCCGGCCCGGTGCCCATCGGCCGGCCGGTGTGGAACACCCGGGTGTACGTGCTGGACTGCGCCCTCCGACCGTGCCCGCCCGGCACCCCGGGCGAGCTCTACCTGTCCGGCGCACAGCTGGCCCGCGGCTATCTGCACCGGCCGGCGCTCACCGCCGAGCGCTTCACCGCCGACCCGTACGGGCCGCTCTTCGGCGAGCCCGGCGCCCGGATGTACCGCACCGGCGATCTGGCCCGGCTGCTGCCGGACGGCGCGGTGGAGTACCTGGGCCGCACCGACGACCAGGTCAAGCTGCGGGGCGTCCGCATCGAGCTGGGCGAGGTGGAGGCGGCGCTGCGGGCGCTGCCCGGGGTGGCGCAGGCGGCGGCCGTGGTCCGCGAGGACACCCCGGGCGACCGGCGGCTGGTCGGCTATCTGGTCCCGGGGCCCGGCGCCCCACCGGAGCCGGCCGCCGCCCGGGAGGCGCTGGACCGCACCCTGCCCGCGCCCATGGTGCCCGCCGCGCTGGTGCTGCTCGACGCGCTGCCGCTGAGCGTCAACGGCAAGCTGGACCGCCGGGCGCTGCCCGCGCCCGCCTTCGAGGCGGCCGCCTCCGGCCGCGCGCCGCGCACGCCCCGGGAGGAGCTGCTGTGCGGGCTCTTCGGCGAGGTCCTCGGCGTCCCCGGTGTCACCATCGACGACGACTTCTTCCACCTCGGCGGGCACTCCCTGCTGGCCTCCCGGCTGGTCAGCCGGATCGGCGCGGAGCTGGGCGTGGAGCTGTCGATCCGGGCGCTGCTCGACGCGCCGACGGTGGCGGAGTTGGTGGGGCGGCTGCACGAGGCGGCCGGGGGTTCGGCGTCCGATCGGGGCCACGGGCTCGACCCGCTGTTGCCGCTGCGCGCGCGGGGCGGCCGCCCACCGCTGTTCTGCGTGCACCCCGGCGGCGGGCTCGGCTGGGCGTACGCCAAGCTGCTCCGCCACCTGGGCCCGGAGCAGCCGGTCTACACGCTCCAGGCGCGGGCGCTGAGCTCACCGGAGGCGGTGCCCCCGGCGAGCGTGGCGGAGATGGCCGAGGACTATGTGGCCCAGCTGCGCGCGGTGCGCCCGGACGGCCCGTACCACCTGCTGGGCTGGTCCTTCGGCGGGCTGGTCGCGCACGCCATGGCCACCCAGCTCCAGGAGGGCGGCGCGGAGGTCGGCCTGCTGGCCGTCCTCGACGCCTACCCCGACAACTGGCGGACCTTCGACGACCTGCCGGAGCTGAGCACCCGGCAGTGGCTGGGGGTGCTGCTGGACGACATCGGGGGCCGCGACATCACCGCGCTGCGGCCGGACGGCGGCGAGCTGGACGCCGAGGCGCTGGCGGCGGAGCTGAGCCGGAAGACCGGGCTGCCCGCGCGGCTGCTGGCCGGCAGGACCAGCTTCCCGCTGCTGGACATCCTGCGCAACGACATGGAGCTGATGCGGAAGTTCACCCCGGACCGGTTCCGCGGCGACCTGCTGCTGTTCACCGCCGAGGAGCGGGTCCGCGGCTACCGGCGCGACCCGGCCCATGTGCCGGAGGCGTGGCGGGAGTACACCGACGGCGCGGTGACGGTGCATCATGTCCACGCGCAGCACTACGAGATGCTGCGCGATGAGCATCTGCGCGGCTACGCCCCGCTGCTGGCCCGGGCCTTGCGCGCGGCGCAGGCGGGGTCGCTGGAGGTCACGCCGGCCGGCTGA
- a CDS encoding putative sulfate exporter family transporter, producing the protein MALLRERLHTAAPAAAERPRSPGKVPGLLCAALGVAAAWGTHRLLPGVPMLTAAVVLGITAAHLPGARALVRGAGRPGLSYAGKRLMRLGVVLLGLKLSLDDVLGLGWATVAMVFGVVAATFGGTWWLGRRMGLPGDQPLLIATGYSICGASAIGAVSEVSESEERDIATSVALVTLCGTLAIAVLPLLQDPLGLSDAQFGRWAGASVHDVGQVVATAQTAGGAALSEAVLVKLMRVALLAPLVAAVAVAARNRRVASSAAPTAEGARSARRPPLVPLFVLGFLAMVGVRSTELLSATALDVAGTAQELLLAAALFGLGSAVHLPSLTRTGARVAGLGLCAWLVVAGASYGGVLLTA; encoded by the coding sequence ATGGCGCTGCTCCGGGAGCGGCTCCACACGGCCGCGCCCGCGGCGGCGGAGCGGCCCAGATCACCGGGCAAGGTCCCCGGCCTGCTCTGCGCCGCGCTCGGCGTCGCCGCCGCCTGGGGGACGCACCGGCTGCTGCCGGGCGTGCCGATGCTCACCGCCGCCGTGGTGCTGGGCATCACCGCGGCCCATCTGCCGGGTGCGCGCGCGCTCGTCCGCGGCGCGGGGCGGCCCGGCCTCTCCTACGCCGGCAAGCGGCTGATGCGGCTCGGCGTGGTGCTGCTGGGGCTCAAGCTCAGCCTGGACGACGTGCTCGGGCTCGGCTGGGCGACGGTGGCCATGGTCTTCGGCGTGGTCGCGGCCACCTTCGGTGGCACCTGGTGGCTGGGCCGGCGGATGGGACTGCCCGGCGACCAGCCGCTGTTGATCGCCACCGGCTACTCGATCTGCGGGGCCTCCGCGATCGGCGCGGTCAGCGAGGTGTCCGAGAGCGAGGAGCGGGACATCGCCACCTCGGTGGCGCTGGTGACGCTCTGCGGCACCCTGGCCATCGCCGTGCTGCCGCTGCTCCAGGACCCGCTGGGGCTGAGCGACGCCCAGTTCGGCCGCTGGGCCGGGGCCAGCGTGCACGACGTGGGGCAGGTCGTCGCCACCGCGCAGACCGCCGGCGGCGCCGCGCTGAGCGAGGCGGTCCTGGTGAAGCTGATGCGGGTGGCGCTGCTGGCCCCGCTGGTGGCGGCCGTGGCGGTCGCCGCACGGAACCGCCGGGTGGCCTCGTCCGCCGCCCCGACCGCGGAGGGCGCCCGGTCCGCCCGGCGCCCGCCGCTGGTCCCGCTCTTCGTCCTCGGCTTCCTGGCCATGGTGGGTGTGCGCAGCACGGAGCTGCTCTCCGCCACCGCCCTGGACGTGGCGGGGACCGCCCAGGAACTGCTGCTCGCCGCCGCCCTCTTCGGCCTCGGCAGCGCGGTGCACCTGCCCTCGCTCACCCGTACCGGGGCGCGGGTGGCGGGGCTGGGGCTGTGTGCCTGGCTGGTGGTCGCGGGGGCGAGCTACGGCGGCGTGCTGCTCACCGCGTGA